One region of Gorilla gorilla gorilla isolate KB3781 chromosome 15, NHGRI_mGorGor1-v2.1_pri, whole genome shotgun sequence genomic DNA includes:
- the ABHD12B gene encoding protein ABHD12B, translating to MDAQDCQAAASPEPPGPPARSCVAAWWDMVERNLRYFPHSCSMLRRKIAALYDSFTSKSLKEHVFLPLIDMLIYFNFFKAPFLVDLKKPELKIPHTVNFYLRVEPGVMLGIWHTVPSSRGEDAKGKDCCWYEAALRDGNPIIVYLHGSAEHRAASHRLKLVKVLSDGGFHVLSVDYRGFGDSTGKPTEEGLTTDAICVYEWTKARSGITPVCLWGHSLGTGVATNAAKVLEEKGCPVDAIVLEAPFTNMWVASINYPLLKIYRNIPGFLRTLMDALRKDKIVFPNDENVKFLSSPLLILHGEDDRTVPLEYGKKLYEIARNAYRNKERVKMVIFPPGFQHNLLCKSPTLLITVRDFLSKQWS from the exons ATATTTTCCACACTCCTGTTCAATGCTCAGAAGAAAAATTGCTGCTCTGTATGACAGCTTTACTAGTAAATCCTTAAAAGAACACGTTTTCCTTCCTCTGATAGACatgctaatttattttaattttt TCAAAGCCCCATTTCTTGTGGATTTAAAGAAACCGGAGTTAAAGATTCCTCACACAGTGAACTTCTACCTGAGAGTTGAACCTGGGGTGATGCTAGGGATCTG GCACACAGTCCCCAGCAGCCGGGGGGAAGATGCCAAGGGGAAGGACTGTTGCTGGTATGAAGCAGCCCTTCGCGATGGGAACCCAATTATTGTTTATCTTCATGGCAGTGCAGAACACAG GGCAGCTTCACACAGACTGAAGCTGGTAAAG GTGCTGAGTGATGGTGGCTTTCATGTCTTGTCTGTTGACTACAGAG GATTTGGGGACTCTACGGGTAAGCCCACAGAGGAGGGACTGACTACGGATGCCATTTGTGTCTATGAGTGGACCAAGGCAAGAAGTGGCATCACTCCCGTGTGTCTCTGGGGCCACTCTCTGGGTACAGG AGTTGCAACAAATGCTGCAAAAGTGCTAGAAGAAAAAG gATGCCCAGTTGATGCTATTGTCTTGGAAGCTCCATTTACCAACATGTGGGTTGCAAGTATCAATTATCCCTTGTTAAAG atttaccgGAACATTCCAGGATTTTTACGTACACTTATGGATGCCCTGAGAAAAGACAAAATAGTCTTTCCTAATGATGAAAA TGTtaaattcctttcttctcctcttctcatCTTACATGGAGAGGATGACAGGACAGTGCCTTTGGAGTATGGGAAAAAG CTCTATGAAATTGCACGCAATGCATACAGGAACAAAGAGAGGGTCAAGATGGTTATCTTTCCTCCTGGCTTCCAACACAACCTGCTTTGTAAAAGCCCCACACTGTTAATAACCGTGAG AGATTTCCTGAGCAAGCAGTGGTCATGA